The Deltaproteobacteria bacterium sequence AAAAACTTTTAACGCCCTGCGGATCATCCCGATTTTGCAAGCAAAATCGGGATGATCCGCAGGGAATTAAAAGTCTTTGAAGGGGGTCTGGGGGAAACTTTCTACAGAAAGTTTCCCCCAGGGTAATTAATCAGAGCTTCCCTAAGAGTGGGGACGCAGGGGGGGACCGGTCCCGGATTGCAAGAGCGGTCCGGTGAAGAGGGGGGCGCGGGCTCTCCCGGGGCCCGTCGGCGGCGGCCCCGGGGAACGGGGCGGCCGTGCCGATGCGAAGCACTCACTTACGGGCGAAGTAGATATCGGCGATGAAGGCTTCGGCGAAAGTCCCGGTGTCGTCGGAGTCGATCATGACGGCCACCCGGCCCACCGGCGGCGGTTCCTCGCCGAAGAGCCGCTTGTAGTCCTCGTAAACGTTGCGCCTCTCCCTGAACCACCGGCCCAGCCCCTCGGAGCCGCTCCTGATGACGATATACCTGGTGTTCGATGTCTTGGTGCTCGTCACCCGGCTCTCCCGCGGCGCGCTCGTGTCCCAGATGTAGCCGATCACCCTGCTGTTTATCACGGCCGGCCAGCGGGGGAATATGACGTAGACCTGGGCCGCCTGGTCGTCCCTCGACCGGTGCCTCACATCGGCGCCCTCGGGCAGCCTCGTCACCTTCCACCGCCAGCTCAGGTAGGGCGACGTTCGGATGTCAAAGCTCACGTCCTTGTAGAGGGCCGTCGAGGTGGCGCGGCTGCGGAGCTTTATGGCGCGGCCCACCTCGGTCTCGACGACGGCCACGTCGGCCTTGCCCCGCCACTCCTTAAGGTCCCAGCCCCGGGGCACGCCGTCGGTCTCCTTGACGGCGTCGCTTCTGAAGACGTAGATGTAGGCAGAGGCCGCCGACGCGGCCGCCACGGCCGTGACCGTGAAGAGCGCCGCAGCAGCAATGACCGCACGGAGACGGACACCCCCCTTTCGTCTCCCGACAAACAAGCAGCCGGTCTCAGGCATGGCACCTCCCGTGAAGATTGTAAGGGCGAAGAGCGTATGAGAAGGAAACAGCGTAGGTAATTATACGAAACGTGAAGGGCCGGCGCAAGGATTTTTCCCCGCCGCCGGCCCTCTCCCCCCATAGGCATTCGAGGGAAGGCGCCTGCCCGCGCCCCTACTGGAGGGTGGGCCGCGCCGACAGACTCGGCTCTATGCCCAGCTCCTTGAGGAGCCTTTCGGAGCGGCGGCTGCCGGTCCTGAGCCACCGCTCGTAGATGCGCAGCACGTCGCTCGCCGACTGCAGGCCGCTTCGCTCGCTCACCTCGCCGAGCACGTCCATGAAGCTCGTAAACTTGCTCTCGAGCTCGCGGAAGGTGCCGGCAAGGGGCTCCGCCTCCCTCCCGCCCGGCGACATGGCGGCCAGGTGGCCGTAGGAGGTGGTGCCCATCGTTATGTAATAGTCCACGTCTATTACCTTTCTGTTCAGGCTGTCGGAGAAGAAGCCCGACACGAAGAGCGCGTAGTCGCCGAGGTGGCGCAGAAGCGTTCTGCGCAGGGCCGCATCGCTTGAGAGCGCCTTGACATAGGTGAGGGCCAGGGGCTCGTCGGGAAGCCTCGCAGACTCGACAAAGCCCGCAAGAAGGCTCGTAAGGTAGTACTCCGTCGTCTCGCTCGCCTCCACGCCCTGACGCTCCATGGCGGCGCACACATGCTCCCTGAAGTGTTCCATCGCCGTGAGTTCCTTAAGCATGGCCTACCCTCCCTGGTCTTTTCTCAGTCAAATCAACGAGTTGGCAATCGGCTGCAGAGAGTGCTAAAAAATCCCTTGACAATCCGGCAACCCGTCCCTATATTACTTTCATTCGAAACCGCCGCTCCCTTACTATATCGGCGGTGGAAATATTATACTTAAAAAACACCCAAGGAGGGAGGTTAAATGAACATCAGACCGCTTCATGACCGTGTAATCGTCCAGAGGGCGAGCGAGGAGGAGAAGACCAAGGGTGGCATAATCATCCCCGACAGCGCCAAGGAGACCC is a genomic window containing:
- a CDS encoding DUF3047 domain-containing protein, producing MPETGCLFVGRRKGGVRLRAVIAAAALFTVTAVAAASAASAYIYVFRSDAVKETDGVPRGWDLKEWRGKADVAVVETEVGRAIKLRSRATSTALYKDVSFDIRTSPYLSWRWKVTRLPEGADVRHRSRDDQAAQVYVIFPRWPAVINSRVIGYIWDTSAPRESRVTSTKTSNTRYIVIRSGSEGLGRWFRERRNVYEDYKRLFGEEPPPVGRVAVMIDSDDTGTFAEAFIADIYFARK